One window from the genome of Kaistella carnis encodes:
- a CDS encoding TolC family protein — MKTLKNNLAKLLVFFPLVFSAQQAPTLQELIDSALVNDGTLTQQTLENKYTQLDDQKLKDVFLPKVEVTGKAGYLYTSARLNSPEISLPALPPIFPGAVIPEGQLSNNLNISGISTMAKAEASVLLYSGGKVKYLKEANREKNISENLLMQKSRDEIITEISKAYDQMALVQESKKVLDEAKKRLDINKKTADKALGYGLITPYDHKKIELAQATLDSKLVEYEGKKELLITQIEILTGIERERIALIQPQLQAISYEVLDRNIENRVEIQALDHGIKATDYKIKAEERWWVPKVQAQTSVSYIGLFNGNIATSKELLPNSGKKLDFNPSNLNVLPLVQAGVGFKWDVFDGNEGKHLVEKAKIEKEILENKKRDASKKLNLNLANNQTNYTIANAQIKLKEKAREIAKQGLEQVEKEFRYGTKTSAALIEAENDLQNAELEYQNAIFNQRRSAIELMKSTQNLQIEKL, encoded by the coding sequence ATGAAAACGCTTAAAAATAATTTGGCCAAATTGCTGGTCTTTTTTCCGCTGGTTTTTTCTGCCCAACAAGCGCCGACTTTACAGGAATTGATAGACAGTGCGCTAGTCAACGATGGAACGTTAACCCAACAAACCCTCGAAAATAAATATACCCAACTCGATGATCAAAAACTGAAAGATGTTTTTCTTCCGAAAGTTGAAGTGACCGGGAAAGCGGGTTATCTCTATACTTCCGCGCGTCTTAATTCACCGGAAATTAGTCTTCCTGCACTTCCACCAATTTTTCCGGGCGCTGTAATTCCAGAAGGTCAACTTTCAAATAATCTTAATATTTCCGGGATTTCAACCATGGCAAAAGCCGAAGCGAGTGTTTTGCTTTATTCTGGCGGAAAAGTGAAATATCTGAAAGAAGCCAACAGAGAAAAAAATATTTCTGAAAATTTATTGATGCAGAAAAGCCGTGATGAAATCATTACCGAAATTTCTAAAGCGTATGATCAAATGGCCTTGGTTCAGGAATCTAAAAAAGTTTTAGATGAAGCAAAAAAACGTTTGGATATCAATAAAAAAACGGCCGATAAAGCATTAGGTTACGGACTAATCACTCCTTACGATCACAAAAAAATAGAATTGGCGCAAGCAACTTTGGATTCGAAATTAGTAGAATACGAAGGCAAAAAAGAATTGCTGATTACCCAAATCGAAATTTTAACCGGAATCGAAAGAGAAAGAATTGCTTTAATTCAACCGCAATTGCAAGCTATTTCTTATGAAGTTCTTGATCGAAATATTGAGAATAGAGTAGAGATTCAAGCCCTGGATCACGGCATCAAAGCAACCGATTATAAGATTAAAGCCGAGGAAAGATGGTGGGTTCCGAAAGTTCAGGCACAAACTTCCGTAAGTTATATTGGATTGTTTAATGGGAATATTGCAACGTCAAAAGAATTGTTGCCAAATTCCGGAAAGAAACTGGATTTTAATCCCTCAAATTTAAATGTGTTGCCTTTGGTTCAAGCCGGAGTTGGTTTTAAATGGGATGTGTTTGATGGTAATGAAGGAAAGCATTTGGTTGAAAAAGCCAAAATTGAAAAAGAGATTTTAGAAAATAAAAAACGCGATGCTTCTAAAAAACTGAATCTGAATTTAGCCAACAATCAGACAAACTACACAATTGCAAATGCGCAAATTAAGTTGAAAGAGAAAGCCCGCGAAATTGCAAAACAAGGTTTAGAACAAGTGGAAAAAGAATTCCGGTATGGAACCAAAACTTCTGCTGCTTTAATTGAAGCAGAAAATGATTTACAAAATGCAGAACTGGAATATCAGAACGCTATTTTTAATCAAAGAAGAAGCGCCATCGAACTGATGAAATCCACGCAGAATTTGCAGATCGAAAAACTGTAA
- a CDS encoding T9SS-dependent choice-of-anchor J family protein, which produces MKKLLLLSAFAATVSTAYGQTTLFEDNFESYQDFIISNIGQYKLFDNDGLGTYIGGASPAPGVLPWNNAYAPMVCQVFNPSAAGVVNGHDNENSNFDPHGGNKYLAFWASSPEGGVNRNDDWLVLPKLTLGTGNKFTFWVKSLADDYGLEKYKVAIYDGTAAPATSAAFQVIGATSRTAPLEWTEVSVDIPATFDNKPVYLAINYMSADVYMMMVDDIKVTTATLGVTETAKQSTTVFPNPSKGVFNLKSNKKATSVEVYSAEGRLVKQEKAVQLVDITNQPKGVYILKIKYEDGSTDSRQILKQ; this is translated from the coding sequence ATGAAAAAATTACTACTTCTTTCAGCTTTCGCGGCTACAGTTTCAACTGCTTACGGGCAAACCACCCTCTTCGAGGACAACTTTGAGAGTTATCAAGATTTTATTATCAGCAATATCGGTCAATATAAGTTGTTTGATAATGATGGTTTAGGAACATATATCGGCGGAGCTTCTCCCGCACCAGGTGTTTTACCATGGAATAATGCTTATGCTCCTATGGTTTGTCAGGTTTTTAATCCTTCGGCAGCAGGGGTTGTAAACGGACATGATAATGAAAACTCAAACTTTGATCCACACGGTGGTAATAAGTATTTGGCGTTTTGGGCAAGTTCACCGGAAGGTGGAGTCAATAGGAATGACGACTGGCTTGTACTTCCAAAATTGACTTTGGGTACAGGAAATAAATTTACATTCTGGGTTAAATCTCTTGCAGATGATTATGGATTAGAGAAATACAAAGTAGCCATTTACGATGGAACTGCCGCGCCAGCAACTTCTGCAGCTTTTCAGGTTATCGGTGCTACCAGCAGAACTGCTCCATTGGAGTGGACCGAAGTTTCAGTTGATATCCCAGCTACTTTTGATAACAAGCCTGTTTATTTGGCTATTAATTATATGTCGGCTGATGTTTATATGATGATGGTCGATGATATAAAAGTAACCACTGCAACTCTAGGGGTCACTGAAACTGCCAAACAAAGCACCACTGTTTTCCCTAATCCTTCTAAAGGAGTATTTAATTTGAAATCCAACAAGAAAGCAACTTCCGTTGAAGTTTATTCTGCAGAGGGAAGATTGGTTAAACAGGAAAAAGCGGTTCAGCTTGTAGATATTACAAATCAACCAAAAGGTGTTTATATTTTGAAAATTAAATATGAAGATGGTAGTACGGACAGTAGACAGATTTTAAAACAATAA
- a CDS encoding alpha-2-macroglobulin family protein gives MKYKIFSFLLFLFTFSVISAQKYYDDQWKKVAESYKTGKFKSNLPLILEIQNQAMKDDNAVQLIRSLKAEFSIVNQTYDDTKNDAATQFFVKLKGFDAKLKGDDQLLYQVLLGEFFSDYYNQSEWRINQRANINNQDLAEIETWSKLDFKNYLTRHFTSLETKKTELKGIPMSKYKSIFEGTEDLDYFPTLFDWNAMKQINFYNNDELFTPNEIKVNQSKIADLYSELIQKNTGNAKLYFQHQKLNDDCVFTNCKNKTQQLQNLVQSSTQGDYKVLIITEIIDQLVDNQKYNEALLLIKNTKEEYSKSKFINNILNLENNILQPNLTIHYETHTQANLPIHLVADAKNVSKFSLNIYEVKDDQQNFLKYVANSYDKTRFPAVKKTLVRKESFDLQDLKDYKNHKTSLEIKALKSGIYLAEYVVENAIQENFYFIVTNSRIIYNKKDGRKPIADQLQLVNRENGKSVSNENLKIFEFTNDNKADSFATKTDQSAVFKFPVSQNNQYYRYYLVQQPSTNDYNLMKVYGNQYYNEPRKVEEQNLAQIFIDRGIYRPGQIVYFKVINTKLLLDKESVAAGISQEITLKDANGEKISTQKFTTNEFGSYHGSFTLPNGKLNGQFSLQVGGMNVSAYKGFKVEEYKRPKFEVTFEPIKEEYKYGQTIELKGKAMMFSGVALSNATVNYEIKKQNIRWRYFWWYPRGNDNENSILGEVKTNDKGEFVIQLDLKKDENLEGIQVDNYEINASVTDINGETQSSTENVKVASVSHYIKTDDIKDTFTDEPLKIKVETKNYNDQNLKKSYQVKLSKLQPTERIYRTNFETQIQDLPKFSKAEFIQKFPHDYFSKEEQEWKTQFVILNGEKRNEESLDLGKLLAGNYKLELFNIEGKDTIKTEKTFEVFDKRFLTDSQKPYLKVLQPKTEFKRTEKAKIFVYSAVPDALVNIYLQNGNGETSMEQKKFKNGLLEYEVAFPKDEIIDQINVQFQLVAFNDVKTESVNLNIASDKKPLRIETVTFRDKLQPGQKEKWTVKVLGEDKEKINAEVLANMYDKSLDQFASNSFSFRQIYQKNFILNSYGINENLAQENFNKRVPYLKQKGVNIPEFNWFDGGVYGIPIIFVQAESVSGIRNQGGIRKESYSAMRTGAKAEVAMDADGIAPPANEQKYPDQDGPLGNENLDKIPVRQNLNETAFFYPTLMTDKDGNVTFEFTSPEALTQWKLMFLAHTKDARSATLEKSVVTQKEFSVTPNYPRFLREGDELNLQSKLSSLVDKKLSGTAQLQILDAFTNEDISSKFNLNETQKSFELKENGNEVVQWKLKVPNDVSSMIIKVVAKAGNYSDGEQKAIAVLPNRMLVTDAVPIFVKEGQSKTFTLENLATNTSTTATNFSNTLELTTNPIWEIMFALPSLKNDTNNSADVVFNKWFADVLASEIFKANPKLKAVFEEYQSKGLLVSNLEKNQELKQLLLEETPWVLESKNETEQMEKLARLFDANNMRNSINEDWSELQKLQNPDGGFSWYQGYPSSYYNSLSILKNLGKINEWLKGNTADYQSSAQKEMVAKLINYVDSEVYKYWDVKKEYVWNNYVLDYLDTRNYWEKNFPLTGKGAQLKTLVIKKAPTAKITDFTFFGLHRAALLFNNYKLPAVSKKLMTYLKETSTESETQGIYWKQNLNDWGWYSSKTVNHAGALEAFNKLTPTDEKMIEEMKIWLITQKEVNSWGSSRGTSEVIFTILNSGKSWTTAESDKATIIWGGKELVNPDTKATGYVKSTLKGEKIDKNLGTVTVTKPGPGIVQGGLFWQYYEDLDKIKSSESYLSITKELYKKVKTVNGEELVKIAENSPLKVGDKVTVRMILNTDRNMEFIHLKDMRAAGFEPLNVISGYEWKNGLGYYQSTKDASTNFYIENMPKGKYIFEYDYICNASGTFSNGITTLQNYYAPQMNAHTKGTKITISE, from the coding sequence ATGAAATATAAAATCTTCTCATTCCTTCTCTTCTTATTTACCTTTTCAGTTATTTCTGCCCAGAAATATTATGATGATCAATGGAAAAAAGTCGCTGAAAGTTATAAAACTGGAAAGTTCAAATCTAATCTTCCACTCATTTTAGAAATTCAAAATCAAGCTATGAAAGATGACAATGCTGTGCAACTTATTCGTTCTTTGAAAGCGGAATTCAGTATCGTAAATCAAACGTATGATGATACGAAAAATGATGCTGCTACCCAATTTTTTGTTAAACTAAAAGGTTTTGATGCCAAATTAAAGGGAGACGATCAATTGCTGTATCAGGTTTTATTGGGTGAGTTTTTTAGTGATTATTATAACCAGAGTGAATGGCGTATTAATCAGCGAGCCAACATCAATAATCAAGATCTGGCTGAGATTGAGACGTGGTCTAAATTAGATTTTAAAAACTATTTAACGAGACATTTTACTTCTTTAGAAACAAAAAAAACGGAATTGAAGGGGATTCCAATGTCTAAATACAAATCGATTTTTGAAGGAACTGAAGACTTAGACTATTTCCCGACTTTGTTTGACTGGAATGCAATGAAACAAATTAATTTCTATAACAATGATGAATTATTTACGCCAAATGAAATTAAAGTCAATCAATCTAAAATTGCAGATTTATATTCAGAATTAATTCAGAAGAATACAGGAAATGCGAAACTCTATTTTCAACATCAAAAATTAAATGATGACTGCGTATTTACCAATTGTAAAAATAAAACTCAACAACTTCAAAATTTAGTTCAGTCTTCAACCCAAGGTGATTATAAAGTTTTGATTATTACTGAAATCATTGATCAATTGGTTGATAATCAAAAATATAACGAAGCACTTTTATTGATTAAAAACACCAAGGAAGAATATTCAAAATCTAAATTTATAAACAATATTCTTAATCTAGAGAACAATATTCTTCAACCAAATTTAACCATTCATTACGAAACTCATACGCAGGCAAATTTGCCAATTCATTTGGTTGCCGACGCAAAAAACGTCTCCAAATTTTCTTTGAATATTTATGAAGTTAAAGATGATCAGCAGAATTTTCTGAAATATGTGGCAAACTCGTACGATAAAACTCGTTTTCCGGCAGTTAAGAAAACTTTGGTGAGAAAAGAAAGTTTTGATTTGCAGGATTTAAAAGATTATAAAAACCATAAAACTTCCTTAGAAATCAAAGCACTAAAATCCGGAATTTATCTCGCAGAATATGTAGTGGAAAATGCGATTCAGGAAAATTTTTATTTCATCGTTACAAATTCCAGAATCATCTACAACAAAAAAGATGGACGTAAACCAATCGCTGACCAATTACAACTTGTGAATCGTGAAAATGGAAAATCGGTTTCGAATGAAAATCTAAAAATCTTTGAATTTACAAACGATAATAAAGCCGATTCTTTTGCGACAAAAACAGATCAATCTGCGGTTTTCAAATTTCCTGTTTCTCAAAATAATCAGTATTACCGATATTATTTGGTTCAGCAACCTTCGACCAATGATTATAATTTAATGAAGGTTTATGGCAATCAATATTATAATGAACCAAGAAAAGTAGAAGAGCAAAATCTCGCTCAAATTTTTATCGATCGTGGGATTTACCGTCCCGGGCAAATAGTATATTTTAAAGTGATTAATACCAAATTACTTTTGGATAAAGAATCTGTTGCAGCAGGAATTTCGCAGGAAATCACTTTAAAGGATGCGAATGGTGAAAAAATTTCTACTCAAAAATTCACCACCAATGAGTTCGGTTCTTATCACGGAAGTTTCACTTTACCTAATGGAAAATTGAATGGTCAATTTTCCCTTCAAGTTGGTGGAATGAATGTGAGTGCTTACAAAGGATTTAAAGTGGAAGAATACAAACGACCGAAATTTGAAGTGACTTTTGAACCCATCAAAGAAGAGTATAAATACGGGCAAACCATTGAACTGAAAGGAAAAGCCATGATGTTTTCCGGTGTTGCGTTAAGCAATGCGACCGTGAATTATGAAATCAAAAAACAAAATATTCGCTGGCGATATTTCTGGTGGTATCCACGTGGAAATGATAATGAAAACTCCATTTTAGGTGAAGTTAAAACCAATGATAAAGGAGAATTTGTTATTCAACTCGATCTGAAAAAGGATGAAAATTTAGAAGGAATTCAGGTTGATAATTATGAAATTAATGCTTCTGTGACGGATATTAATGGTGAAACACAATCTTCTACAGAAAATGTAAAAGTTGCCTCTGTTTCACATTATATTAAAACCGATGATATCAAAGATACTTTTACCGATGAACCTTTAAAAATTAAAGTTGAAACCAAAAATTACAACGATCAAAATTTAAAGAAATCGTATCAGGTTAAATTGTCTAAACTTCAACCGACAGAAAGGATTTACCGAACAAATTTCGAAACTCAAATTCAGGATTTACCGAAGTTTTCGAAAGCAGAATTTATTCAAAAATTTCCCCACGATTACTTCTCGAAAGAAGAGCAAGAATGGAAAACACAATTTGTCATTCTGAACGGAGAGAAACGAAATGAAGAATCTCTCGATTTAGGAAAACTTTTGGCTGGTAATTATAAACTCGAACTCTTCAATATTGAAGGAAAAGATACCATTAAAACAGAAAAAACTTTCGAGGTTTTCGACAAGCGATTTTTAACGGATTCTCAAAAACCTTATTTAAAAGTACTTCAACCAAAAACCGAATTTAAGCGAACTGAAAAAGCGAAAATCTTCGTTTATTCCGCAGTTCCAGATGCTTTGGTAAATATTTATCTTCAAAATGGAAATGGCGAAACTTCGATGGAGCAGAAGAAGTTTAAAAATGGACTTTTAGAATATGAAGTCGCTTTTCCAAAAGATGAAATTATTGATCAAATCAATGTTCAGTTTCAGTTAGTCGCTTTCAATGATGTGAAAACGGAATCCGTTAATTTAAATATCGCTTCCGACAAAAAACCTTTGCGAATTGAAACCGTAACCTTCCGTGATAAACTGCAACCTGGACAAAAAGAGAAGTGGACGGTTAAAGTTTTAGGTGAGGATAAAGAGAAGATCAACGCTGAAGTTTTGGCGAATATGTACGATAAATCTTTGGATCAATTCGCCAGCAATTCTTTTTCTTTCCGTCAAATTTATCAGAAAAATTTCATCCTAAATTCTTATGGAATTAATGAAAATCTGGCTCAGGAAAATTTTAACAAAAGAGTTCCATATTTAAAACAGAAAGGTGTAAATATTCCCGAGTTTAATTGGTTTGATGGTGGTGTTTATGGAATTCCGATAATTTTCGTCCAAGCGGAATCGGTTTCCGGGATCAGAAATCAAGGAGGTATTAGAAAAGAATCGTATTCAGCAATGAGAACAGGTGCCAAAGCGGAAGTTGCGATGGATGCGGATGGAATTGCACCGCCAGCAAATGAACAGAAATATCCTGATCAAGATGGACCATTAGGAAATGAAAATTTAGACAAAATCCCGGTTCGTCAAAATCTCAACGAAACAGCATTCTTTTATCCAACTTTAATGACGGATAAAGATGGAAATGTAACTTTTGAATTTACGTCTCCGGAAGCATTGACACAATGGAAACTGATGTTTTTGGCACATACTAAAGATGCGCGTTCTGCAACTTTAGAAAAATCAGTTGTTACTCAAAAAGAGTTTTCGGTAACGCCAAATTATCCGAGATTTTTGCGTGAAGGTGATGAGTTGAACCTTCAGTCAAAACTCTCCAGTTTGGTTGATAAAAAATTGAGTGGAACTGCGCAACTGCAAATTTTAGATGCTTTTACAAATGAAGATATTTCATCTAAGTTCAATTTAAATGAAACTCAAAAATCCTTCGAATTAAAAGAAAACGGAAATGAAGTGGTTCAGTGGAAACTGAAAGTTCCAAATGATGTTTCTTCCATGATTATTAAAGTTGTCGCAAAAGCCGGAAACTATTCAGATGGCGAACAAAAAGCAATCGCCGTTTTACCAAATAGAATGTTGGTTACAGATGCCGTTCCAATCTTCGTGAAAGAAGGTCAATCCAAAACTTTCACTTTAGAAAATTTAGCCACAAACACTTCTACAACCGCAACTAATTTTTCCAATACTTTGGAATTAACAACCAATCCGATCTGGGAAATCATGTTCGCTTTGCCAAGTTTGAAAAATGATACTAATAATTCTGCGGATGTCGTTTTCAATAAATGGTTTGCCGATGTTTTGGCTTCCGAAATTTTTAAAGCGAATCCGAAACTGAAAGCCGTTTTTGAAGAATATCAAAGCAAAGGTTTATTGGTTTCTAACTTGGAGAAAAATCAGGAGTTGAAACAATTGTTGCTGGAAGAAACTCCATGGGTTTTAGAAAGTAAAAATGAAACTGAGCAAATGGAAAAACTCGCCAGATTATTTGATGCGAATAATATGCGAAATTCCATTAATGAAGATTGGAGTGAATTGCAGAAATTGCAAAATCCAGATGGCGGCTTTTCCTGGTATCAAGGTTATCCGAGTTCCTATTACAACTCGCTTTCCATCTTGAAAAATTTAGGGAAAATTAATGAATGGCTGAAAGGAAATACGGCGGATTATCAATCTTCAGCGCAAAAAGAAATGGTTGCGAAACTCATTAATTATGTAGATTCCGAAGTTTATAAATATTGGGATGTGAAGAAAGAATATGTTTGGAATAATTATGTTTTAGACTATCTCGACACCCGAAATTACTGGGAAAAAAACTTTCCATTAACAGGAAAAGGAGCACAACTGAAAACTTTGGTCATCAAAAAAGCACCAACCGCGAAAATCACTGATTTTACGTTCTTCGGTTTGCACAGAGCGGCCTTACTTTTCAATAATTATAAACTTCCAGCAGTTTCTAAAAAATTAATGACTTATTTAAAGGAAACTTCCACAGAATCTGAAACTCAGGGAATTTACTGGAAACAAAACCTGAACGATTGGGGATGGTATTCTTCCAAAACCGTGAATCACGCCGGAGCGTTGGAAGCCTTCAATAAGTTAACTCCAACAGATGAAAAAATGATCGAGGAAATGAAAATCTGGCTCATCACGCAGAAAGAAGTGAATTCTTGGGGAAGTTCGCGTGGAACTTCGGAAGTGATCTTTACTATTCTTAATTCAGGAAAATCCTGGACAACCGCAGAAAGCGATAAAGCGACGATTATTTGGGGTGGAAAAGAATTGGTTAATCCTGATACGAAAGCGACAGGTTACGTGAAATCAACTTTAAAAGGAGAAAAAATTGATAAAAATTTAGGAACTGTTACCGTTACCAAACCAGGTCCCGGAATTGTTCAAGGTGGTTTATTTTGGCAATATTATGAGGATTTAGACAAAATTAAATCTTCTGAATCTTACCTTTCCATCACCAAAGAATTGTATAAAAAAGTGAAAACGGTGAATGGTGAAGAATTGGTAAAAATTGCAGAAAATTCTCCTTTGAAAGTGGGTGATAAAGTCACCGTAAGAATGATATTAAACACCGACCGAAATATGGAATTCATTCACTTGAAAGATATGCGTGCGGCAGGATTTGAACCTTTAAATGTCATTTCAGGATATGAATGGAAAAACGGTTTAGGTTATTATCAATCGACCAAAGATGCTTCCACTAATTTCTATATTGAAAATATGCCGAAAGGAAAATACATTTTTGAGTACGATTATATTTGTAATGCATCCGGAACGTTTAGCAATGGAATTACCACTTTGCAAAATTATTACGCACCACAAATGAATGCGCATACGAAAGGAACAAAAATTACGATTTCTGAATAA
- a CDS encoding UbiA prenyltransferase family protein translates to MNSLNLLKKYFINSQIFVSIMGTLFAVFFMYEQNIIRTPTILLIFITYFSGYLYTKYQNSGKLFYKILVFNIISGLISVALIIYHHNEVRLLKWAVIVVLGLLYDSTFLKFFVRKIPLFKIFYVGLTWALINSWLILPEFNAEIFWISWIFITALVLPFDIRDMKSDTVITFPKLIGIQNTKYFAYVLVFTSLLIAIFYLKPEFAFAFLMTAVITFILIYFSEDSNKDSYFSFWVESCSGLPFILLVLNNLIT, encoded by the coding sequence ATGAACAGCTTAAATTTACTAAAAAAATACTTTATAAACAGTCAAATTTTTGTTTCTATCATGGGAACGCTGTTTGCGGTCTTTTTTATGTACGAGCAGAACATTATCAGAACGCCAACCATTCTGCTGATCTTCATCACTTATTTCAGCGGATATTTATATACAAAATATCAGAATTCCGGGAAATTATTTTATAAAATACTGGTTTTCAATATTATTTCGGGCTTAATATCGGTAGCCCTTATTATTTATCATCATAATGAAGTCCGCCTTTTAAAATGGGCGGTGATTGTGGTTTTAGGACTTCTGTATGACAGCACTTTCCTTAAATTTTTTGTGCGTAAAATTCCACTTTTTAAGATATTTTATGTCGGTTTAACTTGGGCTTTAATCAATTCGTGGTTAATTTTACCCGAGTTCAATGCTGAGATTTTCTGGATCAGCTGGATATTCATTACGGCTTTGGTTCTGCCTTTCGATATTCGTGATATGAAGTCGGACACGGTAATTACTTTTCCCAAATTAATAGGTATTCAAAACACGAAATATTTTGCCTATGTTTTGGTTTTCACAAGTTTACTAATTGCAATATTTTATTTGAAACCTGAGTTTGCTTTTGCATTTTTGATGACCGCGGTCATTACCTTTATTCTGATTTATTTTTCCGAAGATTCAAATAAAGATTCTTACTTTTCATTTTGGGTAGAAAGTTGCAGCGGACTGCCATTTATACTCCTTGTCTTAAACAATCTAATTACGTAA
- a CDS encoding BamA/TamA family outer membrane protein: MRNRLISSCLIILSCTSFVKAQEKKDSLYYKIEEFSDQRKTTKFIHRFIFRREADSLSVKSRTEDHKQASYDGKIIRNIKIETVDPFGYQNSGNNKDAKWYDRLADRIHIDSKQSTINNYLLFKKGEKYNAQKLYESERVLRDMNFVNRVNISVDENTLMTDSIDISVKILDSWSIKPRFRYSGSRFGAGAKEENFLGLGHEVNFLYSNDFKEKENNLFGSYTAYNLFGSFINAGITGEKDFEDNERITFSATRDFFSPLTKWAGGFTFEYFMRRVILPLNDDDVFPEVQIKVYNQDLWGGYQFPIFGGDRTEISRNIAVLGRFQNYQYKDNPTIDERGFFSSYNSFLASATFIERKYAVKRNIFKYNLPEDIPYGKSLGITAGAISRSNRAVPYAGVSGQLGHFIKSGYFTIKAEYGRFFNEDKESSDSFRFDGTYFTNLQDWKFAKVRHFFSPTFVWGSQLYNSSYKDRIKMSHQDEFSPYSEDFIGTKKLVLRYQTQFFIDKTWKNFHFSPYSIIAMGWLSQQNQKLFSAKTNTKFGVGVLIDNPYLVFNRIQVSFVYYPAVPFDNKSVFEFNDYRNDMIPLNTFGTDKPHFVNFEN, translated from the coding sequence ATGCGAAATAGACTTATTTCATCCTGTCTTATCATATTATCATGTACTTCTTTTGTAAAAGCACAGGAAAAGAAAGACTCCCTGTATTACAAAATTGAAGAATTTTCGGACCAGAGAAAAACCACCAAATTTATTCACCGGTTTATTTTTCGCAGAGAAGCAGACTCTCTCTCAGTAAAATCCAGAACGGAAGATCATAAGCAAGCTTCATACGACGGAAAAATTATCAGAAATATCAAGATTGAGACCGTGGATCCTTTTGGATATCAGAATTCAGGGAACAATAAAGATGCGAAGTGGTACGACCGGCTTGCTGACCGAATTCACATCGATTCAAAGCAATCGACCATTAATAATTATTTACTTTTTAAAAAAGGAGAGAAATACAATGCTCAAAAATTATACGAATCTGAAAGGGTTTTGCGTGATATGAATTTCGTGAACCGAGTTAATATAAGTGTTGACGAAAATACATTGATGACAGATTCTATTGATATCTCCGTAAAGATTTTGGATTCCTGGAGCATAAAACCAAGATTCAGATATTCAGGAAGTCGATTTGGAGCAGGAGCAAAGGAGGAAAACTTTTTGGGTCTGGGGCACGAAGTAAACTTTCTCTACAGCAATGATTTCAAAGAAAAAGAAAACAATCTTTTTGGAAGTTATACGGCCTACAATCTTTTTGGCTCGTTCATCAACGCAGGAATTACGGGAGAAAAGGATTTTGAAGATAATGAAAGAATTACCTTTTCTGCAACGCGCGATTTCTTTTCGCCGCTTACAAAGTGGGCCGGAGGATTCACCTTCGAATATTTTATGAGAAGGGTCATTTTGCCTCTTAATGACGATGATGTTTTTCCTGAAGTTCAAATAAAAGTTTATAATCAAGATTTATGGGGAGGTTATCAGTTTCCTATCTTTGGTGGCGACAGAACTGAAATTTCCCGTAATATCGCAGTTTTAGGACGTTTCCAAAACTATCAATACAAAGATAATCCGACAATCGATGAGCGGGGATTCTTCTCCTCCTACAACAGCTTTTTAGCTTCAGCCACTTTTATAGAAAGAAAATATGCTGTAAAAAGAAATATATTTAAGTATAATCTACCGGAAGATATTCCCTACGGAAAATCATTAGGAATTACGGCAGGTGCGATTAGCCGCAGCAATCGTGCAGTTCCTTACGCAGGCGTTTCCGGGCAGTTGGGCCATTTTATTAAATCCGGATATTTTACCATAAAAGCAGAATATGGAAGGTTTTTTAATGAAGATAAAGAAAGCAGCGACTCCTTCCGTTTTGATGGAACTTATTTCACCAATTTACAGGACTGGAAATTTGCCAAAGTCCGCCATTTCTTCTCTCCTACTTTTGTTTGGGGAAGTCAGCTTTACAATTCTTCGTACAAAGACCGCATCAAGATGTCGCATCAAGATGAATTCTCCCCGTACAGCGAAGATTTCATCGGTACAAAAAAATTGGTCCTTCGGTATCAAACCCAATTTTTCATAGATAAAACCTGGAAGAATTTTCATTTCAGTCCTTACAGTATTATCGCGATGGGTTGGCTTTCTCAACAAAATCAAAAACTGTTTAGTGCCAAAACAAATACAAAATTTGGAGTCGGTGTTTTAATAGATAACCCTTATTTAGTTTTCAACCGAATTCAGGTATCTTTTGTTTATTATCCGGCCGTACCTTTTGATAATAAATCGGTTTTCGAGTTTAATGATTACCGTAATGATATGATCCCGCTGAACACTTTTGGAACTGATAAACCACACTTCGTAAATTTTGAAAACTAG